gaacagcaaaattcgaacaagaagctggagaacgagGAACTGACTTTGGCGTCACgatttttttagtgtttaacaGTTTCTCCTTGCAGATTAAAAATATATCATccccaaattatcgatgttcatttcaaatctttctctttgccttttcgttggCTACTGTCTTGCTAGGTGAACTAGTagttataggctacattaattgaatttattttactgtaaaagaggattattttatttttacctagaaatctaaCTCTGATGTGGAGCTGCAGGTAGCCGACCCTTATGCTAGCGTATGGAAGCACTTCTAGCCAGTTGAGGTGGAAAACCATATTATATATTTCCACCCGTTTTCCACCTGGTTATAGTTGCTGGCAACCAGAGGAGTATCAATCACTTTTATCGCCAAGGATTTGCATCTGTACTCAGTCTTTGAGAATCAAGCTTTTGCGCTatgttgcacactttggagGCGAGAAACTGGCcttaaagatattttactgacacagcgacaCTCATCCCCACACACccatccccacacacacatacacacacacacacacactgtctacAACAAGACCATAACCAAAATTATAAAACACTAAAGAAAATTGGTGGTATGGCTATAACGTGTTGCGTGGATATCCATTAacacaggatcttatttcactgCGACTGCGCATTTTATcccagatgagtggcagcagcatctcatgtgctccaaataagagcagtgaatgagagccttccaggtCACTTGCCACAttacttttatttgatttattaataaaagatattgggagtaaattcattatgggtCATTACAAATACTTGGCTTTAAAAGTTCCCAgtcgtcacacagtgagaaaaaaatcctgtatagaaaaaaaagtatcaaaacatcaaaaaaagcatcaaaatgtatcaataatcattttataatcgcatTGCAGCCCTCTGATTCGTGAGGTGCATAGAGATTCCCAACCCTACTAAAAAGGTGATCTTTTGAGTCTCAAAAAGCATGAGATACAGTGGAGACATAAAGTTGAGAGTCAACTGACACACATCATATCATAATTATATCAGTTTTATGCCACTAAATATTATATGGAGGTTTAAAAGAGATGCATGGATGTCTTATTGCACTTACTTAAAACTCAACAGACAGAATGTTGCTATATGTGACTGAAAATGTATTGATATACAGCTCACTTGCTATAGAAAAGATGTTGAGAGGTAGTTGACAGTCATCTTACTGTCTGTGCAAATTGTTAACATTTAAGAATGTAGATGTTAGTGTATACTGCCATAAAATAATTGACATTTGATTGATAGTTAACATACAGTCAGTTTAGTGTGAAAAAcagaccatccaaataaagtgttactcaGATTTGTCTAGAATGACAAAGCTGTAGATTGTAGACTAAATTTACATAATATCTACAACAAAATTATTTCACTGAATTAATATTCAGAACACCTGGTGTGTCAAAAGCAGTGGTCTAATTCCAACGCAGtaaaatttcagaaaataaattgaaatagaTCATTTCACTAACCTGTTTATTTCTTATTGTTTCCTAACATATTTAAACACTGAGTAAAACATCTACTAACACACTTTGATGACTAGTATGTGATATTtcaatcattttacattttttgtggatttcagctcagctatTAATACTTTTAATCTTTCTTCACCTATGACTGCTTCCCCATTCACTCTACCCCATTCACATTATCAAATTTACAGATGATATCACCATAAAAGAAATGATATCGGACAATGAACAGGCAACCTGCAAGGAGGAGGTTCAGTATCTGACAGAAGGGTTCCATTAACATAACCTGGATTTCTAAAATCTAAGGAAATGCAGCAGGTGATGAGGGCAGCAAAGTGTGCCATTGGTATGACACAACCCCACCTCAGAGACATTTACTCTGGTCAACTCCAAAAAAAAGCCAGCCATATTTCAAAGGACCCCACCCACCCTGGACATAACCTGTTTCCTCCCTGCCATCAGGAAAGAGATTCAGATCAAAGAgcaaaaacagattaaaaacagCCTCTTCTCACAGGCAGTTCTCCCTAAGACTCCTCCCCTCCCTAAGACTAAGACTGAGGTATTTTCATCTTGCACTAGTATGTCTGTATATATTAAATCATTGTGTTTATCTTTGTCTTTTCCTTGCTGTCAACTGACAAAGTATCCCATTTCATATGGCTTCAAATCTTTGAATGGTAGTTTATGGCTTTATAGGTTTCTTGGCATGATTATCACAGCCTGTGCTTATCCTGTGTCAGAAAGCATGTAAAGCTTTCCCAATTATTCTTTAACCAGATAAAAGTGACTGAATCATTGTTATTATTCGTGCTcttgaaagtaaaatgtttatttctaatgGGGAAAACATCATGTGGAGTGTTCAAACACTGTGAGAACTGGATTACTATCTAAATGTAGATAAATATAAGGCCCTAGAATaccatatattaaaaaaaaatgaaataacagaCTGCGAGTTATTTCAACAAGACCTGTTTCAGTTTAGCACTGTTCACATATCTACCAGGGGGCGATACAGCACAACTACACAGTTTGAGATCTTCTCTGTAGACTCTTGCAGAGGTGGTTTAAAATGTGCTGCCCAACATGTTTTACGTTTGTTCATATTCTGTATTATGTTCAACTGTGTTTAAGCATATTAACcttattacataaaaatgtctttgtggcATGCCCTCTCCGCTTTCTGCCGGCTCTCTCGGCCGTTATTGTCGCGGGGCCCGGGGGGCAGGCGCATGCCACAGTCCTGAAACCTAACAGCAGGGGGTGTTTGGCATAGACGATAACAGTCTCAAACTAAACCAAAATTACTAAATATTCAGCCATGAATGTggcatttaatattttaatgtcagcaattcccaaattatagttccttaacgagcagcttgttgccaTGTAAGAGTATCGAGCTCtgcagttcattctccagctcgacacagaccaactgactgtttgggaatttagtgtaatcTCATCTtaagagtctgaccaaatcggctgtggGTCAAATGTCATCTTAagtgcacattttctgtttgtggcaaagtaagaagtaaaaatgttcaaatggtttGAGCGTCtactacagctgtcaaagttgttgcttgGCAATGGtctctcagcagagtgatagtgtttatgaaaaacctgtgatgttaagGTGAAATACCAGCACAGTTAGAACTCtcctcaaccaatcagcttgcgtggccagaactaactattgtataaaatgaaatgtccaCATTACAGAAGCAGTGTAGCGTGATACCATAATATCAACATGACACTCTTTTAGAGTCTTTGTGCATTTTTAGTTAGTGTTATATCCAACTTTGAACAACACTTTCCTGTTTGAGCTACCTGAATTCCTACCTGGATTTGTCAGTAACACTTACCTCTGCCGTgacacaaggctgaagttgtcTTCCTATTCAAGTTTCTTATTTGAATTGTCTGTTACACCTTAAACGGCACagctgttacattctggtgcctgtaCAAGTATAGCTAATTACTGCATACATTAGGATCAGAGTCATAATATAATACAAGTCAAATATATTAATTGGTGTTCCGTTCCCCTCAGATGTAGctagggagagaggggaaataACATGGCATGTAATGGGAGATGGAAGGAAAGGACACTAGTACACAGTAGCGGCGTTTGCATTAAAGACTTTTACTTTGCTTCCCACTTGCAATAGAGCATTACTTATATGGACAGAGAGGTGGTGCAATACGCTGagcaaaaactaaatataaatcaaaagaaaaaataataaaaaaaagatgactAACCATAATCAGTATACAAAATATAAACTAGTGAAGCTTAACCAACCACAAGGGTGGACTATGGACGGTGCCAAAGAAATAAACCAAGCAAACGAATCTAACCTGCCTAGCCGTAAGTCTAATCCTCACCAAAACACAGCGGGTGGCACTCGCCCTTTACCTGATGTGTCTAAACAATCCAGCCACTACAGTGAATGCATATATGTATAAGCGCGCCCAACTTGCCTGTCCACACCTCGCACTGGAGaggggagaaaacagagagctagaaagagagagagcacaggaGACTCATGTTACTGGCTACATCTTGACAAATAAAGTAGGACAGTTTTCCACTGAGTCTCAAACACACTAAATGCTCTCTTCTTCATAACTGGCCACAGGTGAGTCCTTTTATCTGCCAAGGCCCATCCCTCAGCAGAAATCAGCCATTCGGATTGGTGGAGAGAAGAGCACTGCCAAGTATTCAAGATCCACATTAGTCCATTATGCGCACAGTTGCACCTGATCTGGTtggggagaaaaaggagagagaaaaagaaaaaaaaacaacatacgtGCAATGCTGGCACGTAACAACTGGTTAAATAAATTGTTCAAACATTGCATTGTGTTTATTCAAAGGGACTTTTTTGTATTTGGTCTGTTCTTATTATTGCAGTAAGAAATATTATCTCCATTAAGTTTATATAATTAAGATTAGATTCTCGTTCTATTGTCAATCACAATGCAAAACATTAtataatgtgttaaaatgtttgcttCAAAGGTATATAAGATTGGCAAAttataatttctttttaaaatatgtttagtaGCATTAAAAACCATgatcaaaacataaaaacaagttgctatttttatatgtttgtttaaatcagttttatgtttttaggTGCAGGAAAGTGTACAGGTATATGTTCTGCCATCTGGTGGATCTTCATTTCTTGTACACTATGTAAAACCCTCTGTTTCATATTTACAAAGTAGTGAAAACACTGATTAGATGAAGTTCAACCAATCAAGGAGATTAAAAAGTAAGATGCTTTTGTTGGTGgcaaaaattaattaaaaagataATTAGAAACGAGATAAAGAAAAGGATAGCATTACGTTTAGCAGGAAAATATCAAGGTGAATTAGTAATTACCATTAACATTAATGTAATTTTGGGATTAAATGACAACCAATTTTTCGAATACACTCAGGAGTATAACGCCTCCTCATCTTCTGTGAATCCACTTTGAACAGCTGCTTGGATGCTCTTCATCTCTTCTGGAGCAGCAGAGGGAAGAATGGCCAACAACTCTGTGTCAATCTTCTCCAGTCTTGAATCAGTCTTCCTTTCAAACTCATCCTTATTTTTGAGGACAAGACGTAAAATACCTTTCTGAGCTTCATTACAGCTGTTTTGTAGCTGCAGACGCTCCTGTTCAAACTCTGGTTTTGTCTTGTCCATGGCCATAAGTTTCCCCAGTGAGCTGACACGATCCATGAGATACTTGTCAGACACTTCAGTGTAGGTTGCTGAGATCATGTGGACGAGGCTGGCGATGTTAGTGGCCTGAAAGGCTTGACTGTAGAGCAGATCTTTGGAGAAGAGCTTTGAGTTGTAGGAAAGTGACTGAGTCTTCTCAGATGTGGAGACAAAATCTTTGAGAGTTGTGGTCAGGCTGACTTTCACAATGTTGGACACCATCTGAAAGAAGCGCACCATCTTCTCCCATTGCTCCTTCACTCTGCCCATGGCATCCATCCCTCTGACCAGCATTTGTATGGTGGTGTTAAAGTCTATCTcttttaattcacatttttgCATGGAGATCAATATTTCAGTgagttccttttggtttttctcCATGTTCTCAACACTCTTGTCATAGGTCTCTCTAGTGTTCTTCAGTTGAGCTCGGCTCTGCTCTATGCGGAACCTAGCGGTCTCTGTCACTCTTCCTGAAGCACTTTTCCTCTCTGATTTACTTTCTTCTTTAAATatcattggtggttttggaatCAAGGAAGGATGTTTTGTGACATCTTTGCTTTTGCAGTCAAAACTGCGGGCAGATTCAATCAGTTCTTTGATTTGATCAATTAActcctctgttttctcttcctcACATTTCCCATCTGGTGCATATTTTGCCAGTTCTTCACAGATGTTACTTGCTACTTCACATAACATCTGAGCCTTTGTCTTTGGTTTGCATTGTGGAAATTGTTCTAAGTTGCAACTGATTCTTTGGAATTGTTCTTTCACAAAGTCTGTTTTTGTAGATTTGTTCTTCTGATCATACAGACTCTTCCAGTCAATGTCCTTCTTCTGCACATACTGCTGAATATGCCCTGTCCAGGCCAAGATTTCTGCAGACTTGCTGTAGATGTTCATTTCATCAAGTCCATCTGCAGAAGAGGTCATATCTTTTACATCTTTCACTGTCTCTGCAACTTTCTTTGAAGCATTACACATTTGAACCACTGGATGAGTCACTATAGCCGTCAGTCCAGTGACTACAGATGTGAAACTCTCAATCACAGCTCCAAAAAGATCCATAGCCAGCATGTTCCATCCACTGGGAAGGGAACCCATTGCTTTTCTGTATGTGTCATTTGCCTCCTTCAGTTCCTGTTCCATGATTTTAACTGCCTTCTCAGAGCGTTTAGCAGCTTCTTCTGATGACTGTTTCCTAATTTTATTCTCCTCCAGTTTCTTCTTGATTTCTTCCAGCTCTTCTCCATAAAATTGTTGAGCATTTTTACAGGCTTCCAGCAGCTCTTGGATAATATTGATGACATCAGTGAATCTCTTTTCTGTTGATTCGGCCAATGCAAGACAGTCATCTGCAATGACACGAATGTTCTCCAGCTGGTCAGGAAGGTGAGCTTCAACAACTTCATCATTACCTTGAAACAGAATCTTCACTGCAGTCTTCATATAGTCTGGAACAGCCATGGTGTGAAGCCGAATCTGATCCATGTTCTTGTGGGCCTCATTGAAAGCCCACCAGCCAGAGTTACACACTTGCATGAGACAGGCACGAAATGAATCTGGGTATCTGATGTGCTTGTAGCCGTCTTTGGGTGGGTTTTTGTTCATAGAGAAATCTGTTTTAGAAGAGATGAAGACCAGCTCTCCCAGGATGGCTATGGAGAGTGGTGCAGGAGTCAGGTACTCCTCCCAGTTGGCATAAGGCTGCATCACAAGCTTGGTGTGGTTTCTCATGTCCTCAGCTGTGGTGAGGCTTTGACAGGTCTTAGCAATTTTGGAATCCATAGTTCctattaaaacaaatattagGGAAGAGACGTGTATTAGTAAGtagtacaaaaaaaattatatatatatatatatatatataacaaataacaacaatataATAACAGTGCTTAATCCTAATTGGCTAGGTGTTTTGCCAATAACGATagcatttgtatcttttttgtTCTAAGCCCTTCAAAAAGCCTGACAGGTGTCTTTCAGCTCCTCTGAGACTGAGAATGGTAAGAAACATCATAGTTTAACATTTTCACTTCGTAGCTGCCAAACTACATTAGCAGTTACATTTGTTGCAAATAACCTACATCTCAAGATGTAGAATATTTATAGTTTCTATAGTAATTCATAGGGACGCCTAGGATCTTACACACCACATTCAACTAGTTTCAGCTTAACAAATGCTACCATGTTAGCTTGTT
This portion of the Pygocentrus nattereri isolate fPygNat1 chromosome 1, fPygNat1.pri, whole genome shotgun sequence genome encodes:
- the LOC108441222 gene encoding uncharacterized protein LOC108441222, with product MDSKIAKTCQSLTTAEDMRNHTKLVMQPYANWEEYLTPAPLSIAILGELVFISSKTDFSMNKNPPKDGYKHIRYPDSFRACLMQVCNSGWWAFNEAHKNMDQIRLHTMAVPDYMKTAVKILFQGNDEVVEAHLPDQLENIRVIADDCLALAESTEKRFTDVINIIQELLEACKNAQQFYGEELEEIKKKLEENKIRKQSSEEAAKRSEKAVKIMEQELKEANDTYRKAMGSLPSGWNMLAMDLFGAVIESFTSVVTGLTAIVTHPVVQMCNASKKVAETVKDVKDMTSSADGLDEMNIYSKSAEILAWTGHIQQYVQKKDIDWKSLYDQKNKSTKTDFVKEQFQRISCNLEQFPQCKPKTKAQMLCEVASNICEELAKYAPDGKCEEEKTEELIDQIKELIESARSFDCKSKDVTKHPSLIPKPPMIFKEESKSERKSASGRVTETARFRIEQSRAQLKNTRETYDKSVENMEKNQKELTEILISMQKCELKEIDFNTTIQMLVRGMDAMGRVKEQWEKMVRFFQMVSNIVKVSLTTTLKDFVSTSEKTQSLSYNSKLFSKDLLYSQAFQATNIASLVHMISATYTEVSDKYLMDRVSSLGKLMAMDKTKPEFEQERLQLQNSCNEAQKGILRLVLKNKDEFERKTDSRLEKIDTELLAILPSAAPEEMKSIQAAVQSGFTEDEEALYS